The following are from one region of the Archangium lipolyticum genome:
- a CDS encoding extracellular solute-binding protein, translating into MGWRKNRWAYAVVGSCVVLATVLGYWLSRRDPAPPPPSTSPVELSIVQSVGADFNGPLEELLRPFLEQHPEVRLSVRYDAHAREGSDGAARGPHLALRVSNGSATPGGVPLFASDYVVLAYNRELVPEAPKTWRDIIAHGYTLKEKGTVPYGIVLAEEMHSLLPFFGDLFQAGGPGDATREAFALLSDLRFKYGLTPGACLSECVVQVFKEGRAPFAVIGEWRLPELRSALGGRLGLTVIPALPGSGARVRPVQRVYALFRAGEAPKRELEAADALLRFVEKESASRLMATLGKAALQPVAASASAEELALAAASVDAVEVPEARVRAAEAALAPIWEQFATGRLSAEGAARALVAAVSTPVQN; encoded by the coding sequence ATGGGATGGCGAAAGAACCGGTGGGCATACGCCGTCGTCGGGAGCTGTGTGGTGCTTGCCACCGTGCTCGGGTACTGGCTGTCCCGGCGCGACCCGGCCCCGCCCCCTCCCTCAACGTCGCCGGTCGAGCTCAGCATCGTCCAGAGCGTGGGCGCGGACTTCAACGGACCTCTCGAGGAGCTCCTGCGCCCCTTCCTCGAGCAACACCCCGAGGTGCGGCTGTCGGTGCGGTACGACGCGCATGCCCGGGAGGGGAGCGACGGCGCGGCCCGTGGCCCCCACCTGGCGCTGCGAGTGTCGAACGGGTCCGCCACGCCCGGAGGCGTTCCCTTGTTCGCCTCGGACTACGTCGTCCTCGCCTACAACCGGGAGCTCGTTCCCGAAGCACCGAAGACGTGGCGCGACATCATCGCCCACGGCTACACCCTCAAGGAGAAGGGCACGGTCCCGTATGGAATCGTGCTCGCGGAGGAGATGCACAGCCTCCTCCCCTTCTTCGGCGATCTCTTCCAGGCCGGGGGCCCGGGCGACGCGACGCGTGAGGCGTTCGCTCTGCTCTCCGATCTCCGGTTCAAGTACGGCCTCACGCCGGGCGCCTGCCTGTCGGAGTGCGTGGTCCAGGTCTTCAAGGAGGGCCGTGCGCCGTTCGCGGTGATTGGAGAATGGCGGCTGCCAGAGCTGCGGAGCGCACTCGGAGGGAGGCTCGGACTGACGGTGATTCCCGCCCTGCCCGGAAGCGGAGCCAGGGTCAGGCCCGTACAGCGGGTGTACGCGCTCTTCCGGGCGGGTGAGGCCCCGAAGCGTGAGCTGGAGGCCGCCGATGCGCTCCTGCGCTTCGTCGAGAAGGAGAGCGCCTCGCGTCTCATGGCGACGCTCGGCAAGGCGGCGCTCCAGCCCGTGGCCGCATCGGCGTCGGCGGAAGAGCTCGCCCTGGCGGCGGCTTCCGTGGACGCAGTGGAAGTTCCCGAAGCGCGCGTGCGCGCGGCGGAGGCCGCACTGGCTCCCATCTGGGAACAGTTCGCCACCGGGCGGTTGAGCGCCGAGGGCGCCGCCCGCGCCCTGGTCGCCGCCGTCTCGACCCCCGTCCAGAACTGA
- a CDS encoding FG-GAP-like repeat-containing protein, translated as MNRLRLSLAVLGLLPALSCGPTRTEETKSETPAQKPDELEMPQAMGSGALASAGALRGPTMGVSVTENRGEASVMLPLPALPARAGFGPGLALTYSSSPADARDGFGIGFSLGSSSVGIINDWGVPYRYVTANGDLTARLALNGARLERIRTEKENGALSIIEYRLDGADSLVRVFRHMPGAEMAVPDGQGGTLALAGFRVVYPDGRQEYYSEAPEVAEGLMLKRFFATRWPLVAAVSPTGEVVSYQYDKPTADQRSYLSSVSFAGGRSAYVFERAERPRAPTDYMMGYPQKAGHLYTKMTAQFDGEPMYQWCFVYGVYARDGAKLLTHPDCETVAQEDFAAELTKLSASLSRQDKLLGIYRFGRSAAPLTRDTPQEPLVRFQYSGWTVSDIRDHSLVYDIEVPDVHGFGPEGGSEFLDLNADGLADVLRASLSDNRSFASYNLGDLARQNPFVQRDGVVLQKVLGGIEQPEMLRFDERPGSDSLFWTGDFNGDGLTDVVHITASGGQSELFFFRGQQGVPGKPFVAATRSSMLDAYVGQLMHGRSRVLDLNADGKDDILIATTDGVTATWTAHVNVTSPEDRALSFQTLSNLRFPFTAGAGWELDNPAYRFLDVSGDGLQDLAVLKVTGAGDKGLCIYENQGGVWAYSYTDLGTDSQGRDVPRGRMAAGALVFGFDAGDPVCEQGFFLPAQGIESGVNLNAMWLADVNGDGNIDLAHLTTTANALKVWFGQGRDGFSRAENLPLNTTLSVDPQNIWNTRVIDIDGDGVGEILVYEPTPQGGRLRVIDFNRTGQKNVVGPDLLIGTSEGSGLQHAFVYGTTTDELVRDRRRLGMDDASLRGLPYARPVVKRHALLVGGEPPQLTAFQYHAPHFEGEARSFVGFARSDTLLLGDSTQPDLGLRRTYAVQGTRTDRFLASRARLEEIFRPAPVAVRPAVPGQLETASAVSFTSETWSEEPLTAAAVLSLQESDWAVEPLPEAEARTPPVFMRLLSTRSRICGESSGCAAPATSTRTLEYDALNRLEREQQTQNAIVGPDGLQIPSRSSERTFTYDPVWEERGILTAMAGEVVKTLPSGAVLSTTTTVYAEQWPLPVRVTVQGEMDPEALSGLDIRFTQAIQKSVARTLTQTHDDFGNVVEAGDGLGITERFIYDPTGLRIVESRNSLGHRTRYCYGSAECTLGGTGEEIPARSLTRTHVLTPQGELTVSRFDALHRPVRVTDSNGREVSYAYRDAKGTQPRLVRVTERRTATGPRMTTERLFAFRADGRTLGEAIESESTGTRALAYATYNAAGAPVFSAVPYLVAQGPVALFEEGRFPAPASTPGCGLGLGTCTSYDALGRPVEETDSSGKYIVRTVHEPWGMRLEEHLTGSDGAVVRTRTSVERSGKVYALIDETGQTYRYSRDARGMLYRIQLPGEETPRRMLFDADGDLVLSQASGIMTRLWTRDERGRVTEGMTWSASGSAWERVERTYDSLNRLKHLRASSSAYPDGTDDLSFVYDKREGQPATPETLGRLVEASAHDLLAAQHVTEHYTYDRSGQRTRHVLSYSGGGVERTYEEAWAYALDGKLASYDDPFGNTFTFERHGSGALAALHWSAPGRAEAPLIAGIQYNGRGQLTAYTAPRMGLERQYGHETASGRLVHIQACITREAGCVPVQDKVLTYHADGRIAAIQDGSRTISYTYSPRGELLLAQEGEQTHSYDYGPSGEPSRLSEGVDHLFERAPGTNAIPLPKGGNFRLDVFGRMVAGGAMREIIYDPFGRIRRVELDGKTLIYGYSVSGDRVSRQVRVKEGAQERVSEVVVYPTRFTRDNGRERQSLVRIGGRRLALIVDEQRVFTLLDDPRGVVQALVDESGQLPLQAEYTPFGLASVSGAQDLLESTELVFSFTGRLTDPDTGLIQMGAREYAPGLASFTTPDPYVFSEPEFCVGSPLECHLYTYAGHDPINFSDESGLAKTFVTSINTKNEAGNITGTFNVHVFKSYQSAKPSQNEPHYMVGANIKITFASQGKSNKIGLVQFKSPIDWQETDRARIDPAMGSYPANGKGWSVDRSNSSKNPVYGMDEHDNPNPFSDTIRDADVFNLESFVAGYGARENGNNTHAMLIDTPREKARMNHAAQGTFVTVALDMEHGQYLGAIRWGYKVDANGNLELTGPSLASKNGLPKQQVGALQRWNTQTYANNELNIQLPPP; from the coding sequence ATGAATCGGCTGCGATTGTCGCTGGCCGTCCTGGGGCTGCTCCCAGCCCTTTCGTGTGGACCCACCCGGACGGAAGAGACGAAAAGCGAAACACCGGCCCAAAAGCCGGATGAGTTGGAGATGCCCCAGGCCATGGGTTCTGGCGCACTCGCATCCGCGGGGGCGCTGCGAGGGCCCACGATGGGCGTGAGCGTCACGGAGAACCGTGGCGAAGCCAGTGTCATGCTCCCACTCCCGGCCCTGCCCGCACGCGCGGGCTTCGGACCGGGTCTGGCCCTCACGTACAGTTCCTCCCCCGCCGATGCCCGGGACGGCTTCGGCATCGGCTTCAGCCTCGGCTCGTCCTCGGTGGGTATCATCAACGACTGGGGTGTGCCGTACCGGTACGTCACCGCCAACGGGGACCTCACCGCACGGCTAGCGCTCAATGGCGCGCGCCTGGAGCGCATCCGGACGGAGAAGGAGAACGGCGCCCTGAGCATCATCGAGTACCGACTCGATGGCGCGGATTCGCTCGTCCGGGTGTTCCGCCACATGCCCGGCGCGGAGATGGCCGTGCCGGACGGACAGGGCGGCACGCTCGCCCTCGCTGGCTTCCGCGTCGTCTACCCGGATGGACGGCAGGAGTATTACAGCGAAGCGCCAGAGGTCGCCGAGGGGCTGATGCTCAAGCGCTTCTTCGCCACGCGCTGGCCCCTGGTGGCCGCCGTGAGCCCCACGGGCGAAGTCGTCTCCTACCAGTACGACAAGCCCACGGCGGATCAACGCTCGTACCTCAGCTCCGTCAGCTTCGCGGGTGGCCGGTCGGCCTACGTCTTCGAGCGCGCGGAGCGTCCGCGGGCCCCCACGGATTACATGATGGGGTACCCCCAGAAGGCGGGCCACCTCTACACGAAGATGACGGCGCAATTCGACGGCGAGCCGATGTACCAGTGGTGCTTCGTCTACGGTGTGTACGCGCGGGATGGAGCGAAGCTCCTCACCCACCCGGACTGCGAGACCGTCGCACAAGAGGACTTCGCCGCGGAGCTCACGAAGCTCTCGGCGTCTCTGAGCCGGCAGGACAAGCTCCTGGGTATCTACCGTTTCGGGCGGAGTGCGGCGCCCCTGACACGCGACACGCCTCAGGAGCCGCTCGTGCGATTCCAGTACTCGGGTTGGACGGTCTCGGACATTCGTGACCACTCGCTCGTCTATGACATCGAGGTCCCGGATGTGCATGGCTTTGGTCCCGAGGGGGGCTCGGAGTTCCTGGACCTGAACGCCGACGGCCTGGCGGACGTCCTGCGCGCCTCTCTCTCCGACAACCGGAGCTTCGCGTCGTACAACCTCGGAGATCTCGCCAGGCAGAACCCATTCGTGCAGCGCGACGGGGTGGTGCTCCAGAAGGTGCTGGGCGGCATCGAGCAGCCGGAGATGCTGCGTTTCGACGAGCGCCCTGGTTCCGACAGCCTGTTCTGGACGGGAGACTTCAACGGCGATGGCCTGACGGACGTGGTGCACATCACGGCCTCGGGCGGTCAGTCCGAGCTCTTCTTCTTCCGCGGACAGCAGGGCGTCCCCGGCAAGCCGTTCGTGGCCGCCACGCGCTCCAGCATGCTCGATGCGTATGTCGGTCAGCTCATGCACGGGCGCAGCCGCGTCCTCGACCTCAACGCGGACGGGAAGGACGACATCCTCATCGCCACCACTGACGGAGTGACGGCGACGTGGACCGCTCATGTGAACGTCACCTCGCCGGAGGACAGGGCCCTGTCCTTCCAGACCCTCTCCAACCTCCGCTTCCCCTTCACGGCCGGCGCGGGGTGGGAGCTCGACAATCCCGCGTACCGCTTCCTGGACGTCAGTGGGGACGGGCTCCAGGACCTCGCCGTGCTGAAAGTGACTGGCGCGGGCGACAAGGGCCTGTGCATCTACGAGAACCAGGGCGGGGTGTGGGCCTATAGCTATACGGACCTGGGGACGGACTCGCAGGGGCGAGACGTGCCGCGCGGGCGGATGGCGGCGGGCGCGCTGGTGTTCGGCTTCGACGCGGGCGACCCGGTCTGCGAGCAGGGCTTCTTCCTCCCGGCCCAGGGCATCGAGTCCGGTGTCAACCTCAACGCGATGTGGCTCGCGGACGTCAACGGGGATGGGAACATCGACCTCGCCCATCTCACGACGACGGCGAACGCACTCAAGGTCTGGTTCGGGCAGGGTCGTGATGGATTCTCCCGTGCGGAGAACCTCCCGCTGAACACGACGTTGAGTGTCGACCCGCAGAACATCTGGAACACGCGCGTCATCGATATCGACGGGGATGGTGTCGGAGAAATCCTCGTCTACGAGCCCACTCCCCAGGGAGGACGGCTGCGCGTCATCGACTTCAATCGCACGGGGCAGAAGAACGTCGTTGGACCGGATCTGCTCATCGGGACGTCCGAGGGGAGCGGGCTCCAGCACGCGTTCGTCTATGGCACCACCACCGATGAGCTCGTGCGCGATCGCCGGCGGCTCGGCATGGACGATGCAAGCCTGCGCGGTCTTCCCTACGCGCGCCCCGTGGTGAAGCGGCACGCCCTCCTGGTGGGGGGCGAGCCTCCTCAACTCACGGCCTTCCAGTACCACGCGCCCCACTTCGAGGGCGAAGCGCGAAGCTTCGTCGGCTTCGCCCGGAGCGACACGCTCCTTCTGGGAGACAGCACCCAACCGGACCTGGGACTCCGCCGGACGTACGCCGTGCAGGGAACGCGCACGGACCGCTTCCTGGCGAGCAGGGCCCGCTTGGAGGAAATCTTCCGCCCCGCCCCGGTCGCGGTCCGTCCCGCCGTGCCCGGCCAGCTGGAGACGGCAAGCGCGGTGTCCTTCACCTCGGAGACCTGGAGCGAGGAGCCACTCACGGCCGCGGCGGTCCTCTCCCTGCAGGAGTCCGACTGGGCTGTCGAGCCCCTTCCGGAAGCGGAGGCCCGCACGCCCCCCGTGTTCATGCGCCTCCTGAGCACCCGTTCGCGAATCTGCGGCGAGAGCTCGGGCTGCGCGGCCCCCGCGACGAGCACCCGCACGCTCGAGTACGACGCGCTCAATCGCCTCGAGCGTGAGCAGCAAACCCAGAACGCCATCGTGGGCCCCGATGGCCTGCAGATCCCCTCGCGTTCCTCCGAGCGCACCTTCACGTACGACCCTGTCTGGGAGGAGCGGGGAATCCTGACGGCCATGGCCGGGGAGGTCGTGAAGACACTGCCTTCCGGCGCCGTGCTCTCCACGACCACCACCGTGTATGCGGAACAGTGGCCCCTGCCGGTGCGCGTGACGGTTCAAGGCGAGATGGATCCGGAGGCGCTCTCGGGGCTCGACATCCGGTTCACCCAGGCAATCCAGAAGAGCGTCGCGCGCACCCTCACACAGACCCATGACGACTTCGGCAACGTCGTCGAAGCCGGGGACGGGCTGGGAATCACGGAGCGCTTCATCTACGACCCGACGGGTCTGCGCATCGTGGAGTCTCGGAATTCACTCGGGCACCGGACCCGGTATTGCTACGGCTCGGCGGAATGCACGCTCGGCGGTACGGGCGAGGAAATCCCCGCACGGAGCCTGACCCGAACCCACGTCCTGACTCCACAGGGAGAGCTCACGGTGTCCAGGTTCGACGCCCTACACCGCCCGGTGCGGGTGACGGACTCGAACGGACGCGAGGTTTCCTACGCCTACCGTGACGCGAAGGGCACACAGCCACGGCTCGTGCGCGTGACCGAGCGCCGCACGGCCACGGGTCCCCGGATGACGACGGAGCGGCTGTTCGCCTTCCGGGCCGATGGTCGCACCCTGGGCGAGGCCATCGAGAGTGAATCCACGGGAACCCGGGCGCTGGCGTACGCAACCTACAACGCGGCGGGCGCTCCCGTCTTCTCGGCCGTGCCCTACCTGGTGGCCCAGGGACCGGTTGCGCTCTTCGAGGAGGGGCGGTTCCCGGCTCCCGCGAGCACACCCGGCTGCGGGCTCGGCCTGGGGACATGTACCTCCTACGACGCACTGGGGCGTCCGGTGGAGGAGACGGATTCCTCGGGCAAGTACATCGTGCGCACGGTGCACGAGCCCTGGGGGATGCGGCTCGAGGAGCACCTCACGGGGAGTGACGGTGCCGTCGTTCGCACGAGAACCTCCGTCGAACGTTCCGGGAAGGTGTACGCGCTGATCGATGAGACGGGTCAGACCTATCGCTACTCGCGGGACGCGCGTGGAATGTTGTACAGAATCCAACTGCCTGGAGAGGAGACGCCCCGGCGAATGCTCTTCGACGCCGATGGCGACCTCGTCCTCAGTCAGGCCTCCGGAATCATGACGCGACTCTGGACGCGCGATGAGCGAGGACGCGTGACGGAGGGAATGACATGGAGCGCCAGCGGGTCGGCGTGGGAGCGCGTCGAACGAACCTACGACTCCCTCAACCGGCTGAAGCACCTGCGGGCCTCTTCTTCGGCGTACCCCGATGGTACCGATGACCTGTCATTCGTCTACGACAAGCGGGAGGGACAACCCGCCACGCCCGAGACACTGGGCCGTCTTGTCGAAGCCAGCGCGCACGACCTGCTCGCGGCGCAGCACGTGACGGAGCACTACACCTACGACCGGAGCGGACAGAGGACCCGCCACGTACTTTCGTATTCAGGCGGCGGCGTGGAACGCACCTACGAGGAAGCATGGGCCTACGCGCTCGACGGCAAGCTGGCATCCTATGACGATCCGTTCGGGAATACCTTCACGTTCGAGCGGCATGGCTCGGGAGCACTCGCCGCGCTCCACTGGTCGGCGCCAGGGCGCGCGGAGGCTCCGCTCATCGCGGGCATCCAATACAACGGACGGGGACAGTTGACCGCGTATACAGCGCCTCGGATGGGGCTCGAGCGCCAATATGGTCATGAGACCGCGTCCGGGCGTCTCGTCCACATCCAGGCATGCATCACGCGTGAGGCAGGCTGCGTCCCCGTCCAGGACAAGGTGCTCACGTACCATGCGGATGGGCGCATCGCGGCCATCCAGGACGGCTCACGCACCATCTCATACACCTACAGCCCTCGCGGAGAGTTGCTCCTGGCCCAGGAGGGAGAGCAAACCCATTCCTACGACTATGGACCCTCGGGAGAACCGAGCAGGCTGAGCGAAGGAGTGGACCACCTCTTCGAGCGTGCGCCGGGCACGAACGCCATTCCCCTGCCCAAGGGCGGCAACTTCCGTCTCGACGTGTTCGGCCGTATGGTGGCGGGCGGAGCGATGCGGGAGATCATCTATGACCCGTTCGGCCGCATCCGGCGTGTCGAGCTCGACGGAAAGACCCTCATCTACGGTTATTCGGTGTCTGGTGATCGCGTCTCCAGGCAGGTGCGCGTGAAGGAGGGAGCACAGGAGAGGGTCTCCGAGGTCGTCGTCTATCCCACGCGCTTCACACGCGACAACGGGAGGGAGCGGCAGAGCCTGGTCCGCATCGGGGGCAGACGATTGGCCCTCATCGTTGACGAGCAGCGAGTCTTCACCCTGCTGGACGACCCACGCGGAGTGGTGCAGGCCCTGGTGGACGAGTCCGGACAACTCCCGCTCCAGGCCGAATACACACCTTTCGGTCTGGCCAGCGTGTCGGGAGCCCAGGATCTGCTCGAGAGCACCGAGCTCGTCTTCAGCTTCACCGGACGGCTCACGGACCCCGACACCGGCCTCATCCAGATGGGGGCGCGTGAGTACGCGCCGGGACTCGCGAGCTTCACCACTCCAGATCCCTATGTGTTCTCGGAACCGGAGTTCTGTGTCGGGAGCCCACTCGAGTGCCATCTCTACACCTATGCCGGACACGATCCGATCAACTTCTCCGATGAGTCGGGGCTCGCAAAGACTTTCGTGACGTCAATCAACACCAAGAACGAAGCTGGCAACATTACTGGCACGTTCAATGTGCATGTCTTTAAGTCCTACCAGTCAGCCAAGCCAAGCCAAAACGAGCCCCACTACATGGTGGGAGCCAACATCAAGATTACCTTTGCCTCACAAGGCAAAAGCAACAAGATCGGGCTGGTCCAGTTCAAGAGCCCCATCGATTGGCAGGAGACAGACCGCGCGAGGATCGACCCGGCCATGGGTAGCTACCCGGCCAACGGCAAAGGTTGGTCTGTCGACAGGTCCAACAGCAGCAAAAATCCCGTCTACGGTATGGACGAACACGACAATCCCAATCCCTTCAGTGACACCATCAGGGACGCGGATGTCTTCAACTTGGAGAGCTTCGTCGCCGGGTACGGCGCCCGTGAGAATGGCAACAACACGCACGCGATGCTCATTGATACTCCACGGGAGAAGGCGCGGATGAATCATGCGGCCCAGGGCACGTTCGTGACAGTCGCGCTTGACATGGAGCACGGGCAGTACCTGGGCGCCATCAGGTGGGGCTACAAGGTCGATGCCAACGGAAATCTGGAGCTGACTGGTCCGTCGTTGGCCAGCAAGAACGGTCTCCCAAAACAACAAGTAGGAGCGCTCCAGAGGTGGAACACTCAAACGTATGCGAATAATGAGCTGAACATACAGCTTCCCCCTCCCTAG
- a CDS encoding HEAT repeat domain-containing protein produces MGVVQVLEDFGEAGVAVLVEVLEDRKTSTKTLRAMLDELDSRRGAPPVTAPVVPRLAAVLADARRPPLARRVAILWLAHIGPAASEAIPELRKVRDASGDEQLRDAASDALTAMGEGDVVANLIRALDNPDGVERGGVFANLGRLGPAATPAIPRLSELLRTARDWEARERAAEALGWTRSPDAVPVLLEAALGELSWRVQYEAVTALGRVGSAEALPMLAALRREHWFGPVRRAAERAMEAIELASRAPRPMHHSQGFWKERWAAWDERRASPEERCWDEEARQWRVRKGERWLTLKPVDRPRRPDTFQNFPYPELRSAQTSFHRVEGGWLMGVDKGEFGGALWFLAEDGSKTPILETEEESFLGFAELPGRLLAFTGMAHMGLNEGFAHTLTREGDGTWTLHHLAQLPGFPKAWRIDADITLVVATGSGVVELAYTGVQRMLPCP; encoded by the coding sequence ATGGGGGTCGTCCAGGTCCTGGAGGACTTCGGTGAAGCGGGCGTGGCCGTTCTCGTCGAGGTGCTCGAGGACAGGAAGACCTCCACCAAGACGCTGAGGGCCATGCTGGACGAGCTCGACAGCCGCCGCGGGGCCCCACCTGTCACGGCTCCGGTGGTGCCCCGTCTGGCCGCCGTGCTCGCCGATGCCAGGCGTCCGCCATTGGCCAGGAGGGTGGCGATCCTCTGGCTGGCGCACATCGGTCCGGCGGCGAGCGAGGCCATTCCCGAGCTCCGGAAGGTACGCGATGCATCTGGCGACGAGCAGCTGCGTGACGCCGCGTCCGATGCGCTGACGGCGATGGGGGAGGGCGACGTGGTGGCCAACCTCATCCGCGCGCTGGACAACCCGGATGGAGTCGAGCGCGGGGGGGTGTTCGCCAACCTGGGGCGGCTGGGCCCGGCGGCGACGCCCGCGATCCCCCGGCTCTCCGAGCTGCTGCGAACCGCCAGGGATTGGGAGGCTCGGGAGCGGGCGGCTGAGGCGTTGGGGTGGACGCGCTCGCCCGATGCGGTGCCCGTGCTGCTCGAGGCCGCCCTGGGGGAGCTCTCCTGGCGTGTCCAATACGAGGCCGTGACGGCCTTGGGGCGTGTCGGCTCGGCGGAGGCACTCCCGATGCTCGCCGCCTTGCGGCGGGAGCACTGGTTCGGTCCGGTCCGCCGTGCCGCGGAGAGAGCCATGGAGGCCATCGAGCTCGCGAGCCGGGCTCCCCGTCCGATGCACCACTCCCAGGGGTTCTGGAAGGAGCGCTGGGCGGCGTGGGATGAGCGAAGGGCGTCTCCCGAGGAGCGGTGCTGGGACGAGGAAGCCAGGCAGTGGCGGGTTCGCAAGGGGGAGCGCTGGCTGACCCTGAAGCCGGTGGATCGGCCGCGGCGGCCCGACACGTTCCAGAACTTCCCATACCCCGAGCTGCGCAGTGCCCAGACGAGCTTCCACCGTGTGGAGGGAGGGTGGCTCATGGGGGTGGACAAGGGAGAGTTTGGCGGCGCGCTGTGGTTCCTCGCGGAGGACGGGAGCAAGACGCCCATCCTGGAGACGGAGGAGGAGTCCTTTCTGGGTTTCGCGGAGCTTCCCGGCAGACTCCTGGCGTTCACGGGGATGGCGCACATGGGGCTCAATGAGGGCTTTGCCCACACGCTCACCCGCGAGGGTGATGGCACCTGGACGCTCCACCATCTGGCACAACTGCCCGGGTTCCCGAAGGCCTGGCGGATCGACGCGGATATCACCCTGGTGGTGGCGACGGGGAGCGGGGTGGTGGAGCTCGCCTACACCGGGGTGCAGCGGATGCTGCCCTGCCCGTGA